The following are encoded in a window of Rosa chinensis cultivar Old Blush chromosome 4, RchiOBHm-V2, whole genome shotgun sequence genomic DNA:
- the LOC112198498 gene encoding uncharacterized protein LOC112198498 isoform X2 produces the protein MGESSFFDTMISHLRSTSKYYTGYPKDLGPSRVIHFTSEREFVQLLHEGYPVVVAFTIRCNLTKHLDKVLEEAAAEFYPHVKFMRTSSQGRVADPNITKYSVKVLPFHNDTSAYGFREFFRRNGIRSSNPQ, from the exons ATGGGGGAGTCATCGTTTTTTGACACAATGATCAGTCATCTACGTTCAACATCCAA GTATTATACTGGTTATCCAAAGGATCTTGGGCCATCAAGGGTTATCCATTTTACATCAGAACGTGAATTTGTTCAGCTCCTTCATGAAGGTTATCCTGTGGTTGTGGCATTCACCATCAG GTGTAATCTTACAAAACATCTTGACAAAGTATTAGAGGAAGCTGCAGCTGAGTTTTATCCACATGTGAAATTTATGCGT ACATCTAGCCAGGGAAGGGTTGCTGATCCAAATATTACAAAGTACTCGGTGAAGGTTCTACCT TTCCATAACGACACAAGTGCCTATGGATTTAGAGAATTCTTCAGGCGTAATGGAATACGATCATCAAATCCACAGTAA
- the LOC112198498 gene encoding uncharacterized protein LOC112198498 isoform X1 — MGESSFFDTMISHLRSTSKYYTGYPKDLGPSRVIHFTSEREFVQLLHEGYPVVVAFTIRCNLTKHLDKVLEEAAAEFYPHVKFMRVECPKYPGFCITRQKKEYPFIEVFHSPEQTSSQGRVADPNITKYSVKVLPFHNDTSAYGFREFFRRNGIRSSNPQ; from the exons ATGGGGGAGTCATCGTTTTTTGACACAATGATCAGTCATCTACGTTCAACATCCAA GTATTATACTGGTTATCCAAAGGATCTTGGGCCATCAAGGGTTATCCATTTTACATCAGAACGTGAATTTGTTCAGCTCCTTCATGAAGGTTATCCTGTGGTTGTGGCATTCACCATCAG GTGTAATCTTACAAAACATCTTGACAAAGTATTAGAGGAAGCTGCAGCTGAGTTTTATCCACATGTGAAATTTATGCGT GTTGAGTGTCCAAAATATCCTGGTTTCTGTATTACACGGCAGAAGAAGGAATATCCATTTATAGAAGTATTTCATAGTCCAGAACAA ACATCTAGCCAGGGAAGGGTTGCTGATCCAAATATTACAAAGTACTCGGTGAAGGTTCTACCT TTCCATAACGACACAAGTGCCTATGGATTTAGAGAATTCTTCAGGCGTAATGGAATACGATCATCAAATCCACAGTAA